The following proteins come from a genomic window of Micavibrio aeruginosavorus EPB:
- a CDS encoding response regulator encodes MRLLLVEDDKNLGCATAQGLKESFAVDWVLSAEMADDAMATQSYDLMVLDINLPGRSGLDFLAEMRFKKAQIPVLLLTARDAIRHRVEGLNAGADDYLVKPFDLDELLARCSALVRRAQGHAEPIVSVHDIVFEPATGKLTKDGKVVVLSGRERAIFDVLIHNLDRPVSKDKIEQRIYDWSSEDIESNTIEVHVAALRRKLGRDLIKTIRGVGYMITR; translated from the coding sequence ATGCGCCTTCTTCTGGTTGAAGACGACAAAAACCTAGGGTGTGCAACGGCGCAGGGCTTGAAAGAGTCCTTCGCCGTTGATTGGGTTTTATCGGCGGAAATGGCCGATGATGCGATGGCAACACAATCTTATGATCTTATGGTTCTTGATATAAACCTTCCTGGACGGTCGGGATTGGATTTTCTTGCTGAAATGCGTTTTAAAAAGGCGCAAATTCCAGTTTTACTTCTGACGGCACGCGATGCGATCCGCCATCGCGTTGAAGGGCTGAATGCTGGTGCCGATGATTATCTGGTTAAGCCATTTGATCTGGATGAATTGCTGGCGCGTTGTTCTGCCCTTGTTCGTCGCGCTCAGGGGCACGCGGAGCCAATCGTCAGTGTTCATGATATTGTTTTTGAGCCAGCGACCGGCAAGCTTACAAAAGACGGAAAGGTTGTTGTTCTTTCCGGCCGTGAGCGTGCCATTTTTGATGTTTTGATTCACAATTTGGATCGCCCAGTCAGCAAGGATAAAATCGAGCAAAGAATTTATGACTGGTCTTCAGAGGATATTGAGAGCAATACAATTGAAGTCCATGTCGCGGCCCTGCGTCGCAAGTTAGGACGTGATTTAATCAAGACGATTCGCGGCGTTGGATATATGATAACAAGATGA
- a CDS encoding host attachment protein, whose amino-acid sequence MKLTGQIAEQNRDVTAAPVTLHAGIKTPRVWIVVADKHGARIFEKIDRHLKLIGEASPEQDLQSALNNRTIGRSFSSGGGTIHHKYEPHMEQERATALDFAHDLATFLDDADAAREFDRLILVAAPRTLGDLRASISKHVQRSIIAQVDKNLTKLDERALGDALEDVLWL is encoded by the coding sequence ATGAAACTGACCGGGCAAATTGCTGAACAAAATCGGGACGTTACGGCCGCACCCGTGACGTTGCATGCCGGAATTAAAACACCGCGCGTCTGGATTGTCGTTGCGGATAAACATGGCGCGCGCATTTTCGAAAAAATTGACCGACATTTGAAATTGATTGGGGAGGCTTCGCCGGAGCAAGACTTACAATCCGCGTTGAACAACCGGACCATTGGACGATCTTTCAGCTCAGGCGGAGGCACCATCCATCACAAATATGAACCGCATATGGAGCAAGAGCGCGCCACCGCGTTGGATTTTGCGCATGATCTGGCCACGTTTCTGGATGATGCCGATGCCGCCCGTGAGTTTGACCGCCTGATTCTGGTCGCTGCACCGCGAACATTGGGCGATTTGCGCGCATCGATCAGCAAACACGTCCAACGCTCCATCATTGCGCAGGTTGACAAGAACCTGACCAAGCTGGACGAACGCGCGTTGGGCGATGCGCTAGAGGATGTTTTATGGCTTTAA
- a CDS encoding bifunctional riboflavin kinase/FAD synthetase codes for MDQYQSYANLPETARNAVVVIGNFDGVHRGHCGLFDAARMIAKNTGRKLAVLTFEPHPRHLFRPDDPPFRITPAGVKADRLAAHGVDILVSLNFDWPFASQSADHFIQHVLKDGLNAAHIVVGRDFRFGQLRKGDAAMIDAAGIPITVMDKIADDDDKDGGGDDISSTRIRQALGTGDIAEANTLLGWEWEMRGVVEQGDKRGRELGFPTANVGLGDTLHPAYGVYATWTKIVEDGPDAPWIPGATNIGIRPMFELKVGRIENYLFDFNRDIYGKTLRVRPVTRLRGEAKFDGLDALIAQIAADCAEARAILAQNP; via the coding sequence ATGGACCAGTACCAGTCTTACGCAAACCTGCCCGAAACCGCCCGCAATGCCGTGGTGGTGATTGGGAATTTTGACGGTGTCCACCGGGGCCATTGCGGCCTGTTCGACGCGGCGCGCATGATTGCCAAAAATACGGGACGCAAGCTGGCCGTCCTGACCTTTGAACCGCACCCGCGCCACCTATTCCGCCCGGACGACCCACCGTTTCGCATCACGCCCGCGGGGGTCAAGGCCGACCGTCTGGCCGCCCATGGCGTTGATATTCTGGTCAGCCTGAATTTCGACTGGCCCTTCGCCAGCCAGAGCGCGGATCATTTCATCCAGCACGTTTTAAAAGACGGATTGAACGCCGCGCACATCGTGGTGGGCCGTGATTTCCGTTTTGGCCAATTGCGCAAGGGCGACGCCGCCATGATTGACGCCGCCGGCATTCCCATCACCGTGATGGATAAAATCGCCGATGACGATGATAAAGACGGCGGGGGCGATGACATTTCATCCACCCGTATTCGCCAGGCCCTGGGCACCGGTGATATTGCCGAAGCCAATACCCTGCTCGGCTGGGAATGGGAAATGCGTGGCGTGGTGGAACAGGGCGACAAACGCGGCCGTGAACTGGGCTTCCCCACCGCCAATGTCGGGCTGGGCGATACGTTGCACCCCGCCTATGGCGTGTATGCGACATGGACGAAAATTGTCGAAGACGGCCCAGACGCACCATGGATTCCCGGTGCCACCAATATCGGCATCCGCCCAATGTTTGAATTAAAGGTCGGCCGGATTGAAAATTATCTGTTCGACTTTAATCGCGATATTTATGGAAAAACGCTGCGTGTGCGGCCTGTAACCCGCCTGCGCGGTGAGGCTAAATTTGATGGCCTCGACGCCCTGATCGCGCAGATTGCCGCCGATTGCGCCGAAGCCCGGGCCATTCTGGCCCAAAATCCCTAG
- a CDS encoding DUF2147 domain-containing protein, translating to MLSMRTILAFGLFSLLIGLTMTQPAHAETDPTGLWLTQNKRSVVSVEPCQENKSMMCGYIHWIIEGGMQFDDKNPDAALHNRPMCGLPIIYGLKKLSANEWGDGKIYKADEGDVYDGQMEMNDDGTLAVSGYVGIPLFGKEQTWTRVNASDYPKCKRAKR from the coding sequence ATGTTATCAATGCGCACCATTTTGGCCTTCGGGCTTTTTTCACTCCTGATCGGATTGACCATGACACAGCCGGCCCACGCCGAAACCGACCCGACAGGGTTGTGGTTGACACAGAACAAACGGTCCGTCGTTTCTGTTGAACCGTGCCAGGAAAATAAATCCATGATGTGCGGGTACATTCACTGGATCATCGAGGGCGGCATGCAGTTTGATGACAAAAATCCGGACGCCGCCTTGCACAACCGCCCGATGTGCGGTTTGCCGATTATCTATGGCCTGAAAAAATTGAGCGCCAACGAATGGGGCGATGGCAAGATTTACAAAGCCGACGAAGGCGATGTGTATGATGGCCAGATGGAAATGAACGATGACGGCACGCTGGCCGTCAGCGGCTATGTCGGCATTCCATTGTTCGGCAAGGAACAGACATGGACCCGTGTGAATGCCAGCGATTATCCAAAGTGCAAACGCGCCAAACGATAA
- a CDS encoding SDR family NAD(P)-dependent oxidoreductase, which translates to MSLNRKRVFITGGTGGIGRPLVLLLEGAGAIVTVYSHEEEGGLAENLDVVCARLAADPPDILINMAGYNEFEVCEKQKAAPMLNLNLLVPIRMTQAVLPGMKSRGSGQIVNIGSMIGFIPLPYFSLYAATKAGLKGFSDSLRRELVGSGIAVTHISPRAVKTKANSGLKALLNQETKTPEDDPIHIAKRIFKAIQARESDVRVGYAERIFAILNVAFPSLVDSGLRRNKEIAESILSQPNEKKENSYEENIYRIHGRTSA; encoded by the coding sequence ATGTCGCTTAACCGCAAACGCGTGTTTATTACCGGAGGGACGGGGGGAATAGGTCGCCCGCTTGTCTTGCTGCTGGAAGGTGCGGGAGCGATTGTGACGGTCTATTCACATGAAGAAGAAGGCGGGCTGGCAGAAAATTTAGATGTTGTTTGCGCTCGCTTGGCAGCAGACCCTCCGGACATTCTTATTAATATGGCGGGTTATAACGAATTTGAAGTCTGTGAGAAGCAAAAAGCGGCTCCTATGCTGAATTTAAATCTCCTTGTTCCCATACGTATGACGCAAGCGGTTTTGCCGGGCATGAAGTCGCGTGGTAGCGGCCAGATTGTCAACATCGGTTCAATGATTGGTTTTATTCCCCTGCCATATTTCAGTCTCTATGCCGCAACGAAAGCTGGATTGAAGGGGTTTTCGGATTCATTGCGTCGCGAACTGGTCGGCTCTGGCATTGCGGTAACGCACATTTCTCCGCGTGCCGTAAAAACAAAGGCGAATAGTGGTCTAAAGGCACTGCTCAATCAGGAAACAAAAACGCCGGAGGATGACCCTATTCATATCGCGAAACGCATATTTAAAGCCATTCAGGCGCGAGAATCCGACGTTCGCGTGGGATATGCAGAGCGTATATTCGCTATCCTTAATGTTGCGTTTCCTTCCCTTGTTGATAGCGGCCTGCGCCGTAATAAAGAAATTGCTGAATCTATTCTCTCCCAACCTAACGAAAAGAAAGAAAATAGTTATGAAGAAAACATATATCGCATTCATGGCCGCACTTCTGCTTAA
- a CDS encoding thermostable hemolysin, giving the protein MYQLDYQENGLSSGRLRLTRPQFLRAGSARPVAVSVFSQQTCGRLAVEAFIKGVYAKSYGAKINVHYPILMSVQDAGGVILSAVGFRYAVHEPLFLEQYLSAPIDELLQSPRDSITEIGNLASNGGGASSFLFAALAAYLHNHDQRYAVVTGTNFIEKRLRMMGLRPQRLAQADPSRLLHHDESWGTYYDTDPHVLAGCVDHGYRRLQAFMGAEYTAHEAPLTTALHYRGDLS; this is encoded by the coding sequence ATGTATCAGTTGGATTATCAAGAAAATGGCCTGTCCTCCGGTCGATTGCGTCTGACCAGGCCCCAGTTCCTCCGGGCCGGGTCGGCGCGTCCTGTGGCTGTATCGGTTTTTTCGCAACAAACTTGCGGTCGGTTGGCTGTGGAGGCCTTTATTAAAGGCGTTTACGCAAAGTCGTACGGCGCAAAAATTAACGTGCATTACCCGATCCTGATGAGCGTTCAGGATGCGGGCGGTGTTATCCTGTCCGCTGTTGGTTTTCGTTATGCCGTGCATGAGCCTCTATTTCTGGAGCAATATCTATCAGCCCCGATTGATGAGCTTTTGCAATCACCGCGGGATTCTATAACCGAGATCGGTAATCTTGCGTCGAATGGCGGAGGGGCCTCGTCGTTCCTGTTCGCGGCACTGGCCGCATATCTTCATAATCACGATCAACGTTATGCTGTGGTCACGGGAACGAATTTTATTGAAAAGCGCTTGCGTATGATGGGCCTGCGTCCGCAGCGTTTGGCGCAGGCCGACCCATCCCGTCTCCTGCATCATGATGAAAGTTGGGGTACATATTATGATACGGATCCTCACGTTCTGGCTGGGTGTGTCGATCATGGCTATCGACGTTTACAGGCGTTTATGGGGGCAGAATATACAGCGCATGAGGCCCCGCTAACGACAGCGCTCCATTATCGTGGGGATTTGTCATGA
- a CDS encoding DUF423 domain-containing protein, which produces MRLILCAAALMGLSSVIFGAAGDHLLVDNLTTAMTDRFDVALRYHQNYSIVLLAVALYGMTRVIPSRILMAAACLFFVGTLIFCGTLYASLYWQAEGLTAGTPIGGLSLMTGWILLLVYAIRGTR; this is translated from the coding sequence ATGAGATTGATATTGTGTGCGGCGGCCCTGATGGGATTGTCGTCTGTTATTTTCGGGGCGGCGGGTGATCACCTGCTGGTCGATAATTTGACCACGGCGATGACGGATCGGTTTGACGTGGCGCTCCGCTATCACCAAAATTACAGTATCGTGCTTTTGGCTGTGGCTTTGTATGGAATGACCCGTGTTATCCCATCGCGAATCTTGATGGCTGCGGCATGTTTGTTTTTCGTGGGAACGCTGATTTTCTGCGGCACGCTGTATGCGTCCCTGTACTGGCAGGCCGAGGGCTTAACGGCCGGCACACCCATCGGCGGCCTTAGCCTGATGACGGGCTGGATCCTCCTGCTCGTCTACGCTATCCGCGGGACGCGATAG
- a CDS encoding ATP-binding protein: protein MKNKSYSLRKRLLIWISFPVLLACLLTVLLAFVFSWHEIEEVYDAQLVHSAKTLLQMTEHEIGQGGNVTIALGPENANLQHRYEKKMAFRIWHRDHLVTQSANSAEFGDFHAPPGFSDQMINEKPWRFFVFVDAEKDIRVETSERYAIRYELIGQLVTSLVIPIVLFVPVIFIIVYVGTRYALKPLLRLSVLVDHRHSDDLKPIAMNGIPSEIAPLTSAMNRLFIRIEDSFRREREFTDHAAHELRTPLAAMKTQTQVLMRQFQGDESAAEGFNNLHETIERASHMVEQLLSLARLQNETASFEHLDLSECLRQEIHEFSLLAKDKSISLVSEIADSVFVLGQSETLPLLLGNIIGNAIKYTPGGGCVKITLSVDGVMAISDAGPGLSDDEKKHVFGRFVRVDKTGKTGSGLGLSIAEWVANLHGTHIILTDNVPNGLVATVPWKTI from the coding sequence ATGAAAAATAAATCTTATTCATTGCGGAAACGCCTTCTGATCTGGATTAGCTTTCCTGTTCTTCTGGCATGCCTGTTGACTGTTCTGCTCGCCTTCGTCTTCTCGTGGCACGAAATTGAGGAGGTTTATGATGCCCAGCTGGTCCATTCTGCAAAAACCTTGTTGCAAATGACCGAGCACGAGATTGGGCAAGGTGGAAACGTTACAATTGCCTTGGGCCCCGAAAATGCGAATTTGCAGCACCGCTATGAAAAGAAAATGGCGTTTCGAATTTGGCATCGTGATCATTTGGTTACACAATCGGCGAATTCTGCAGAATTTGGCGATTTTCATGCGCCGCCCGGTTTTTCCGACCAGATGATAAACGAAAAGCCGTGGAGGTTTTTTGTTTTCGTCGATGCGGAAAAGGATATCCGGGTTGAAACGTCTGAACGCTATGCAATTCGATATGAATTGATTGGGCAGTTGGTCACTAGCCTCGTTATACCTATAGTTTTGTTTGTCCCGGTTATCTTTATTATTGTCTATGTAGGGACACGGTATGCGCTCAAACCGCTCTTGCGTCTTTCTGTTCTTGTTGATCATCGGCATTCGGATGATCTTAAGCCTATTGCCATGAACGGAATCCCGTCCGAAATTGCTCCACTTACATCGGCTATGAACCGTTTGTTCATCAGAATTGAAGACAGTTTTCGTCGTGAACGAGAATTTACGGATCACGCGGCACACGAATTACGCACACCGTTGGCGGCGATGAAAACGCAAACACAAGTTCTGATGCGGCAGTTCCAAGGGGATGAATCGGCTGCTGAAGGGTTCAATAACCTTCATGAAACAATCGAGCGGGCCAGCCACATGGTGGAGCAGCTTTTATCTCTGGCGCGGTTGCAGAATGAGACAGCTTCGTTTGAGCACCTTGATTTGTCTGAGTGCTTACGACAGGAAATTCATGAATTTAGCCTTTTGGCGAAGGATAAATCCATATCGCTTGTGTCGGAGATAGCGGATTCTGTCTTTGTTTTGGGGCAAAGTGAAACCCTGCCTCTGTTGCTGGGTAATATTATCGGGAACGCGATTAAATATACGCCCGGCGGGGGATGTGTGAAAATCACCCTGTCAGTGGACGGGGTGATGGCCATTTCTGATGCCGGTCCTGGTCTTTCGGACGATGAAAAAAAACACGTTTTTGGCCGCTTCGTTCGTGTCGATAAGACCGGAAAAACGGGCAGCGGTCTTGGCCTGTCCATTGCTGAGTGGGTTGCCAATCTTCATGGTACGCACATCATATTGACTGATAACGTGCCCAACGGCCTCGTGGCCACGGTGCCATGGAAAACGATCTGA
- a CDS encoding alpha/beta hydrolase produces the protein MNGADLEYVAHGPKSGQAKKLVVLLHGYGRNAKYMDKMALAVCALMPDALVVAPHGPEQLVVPHGIGKHNGDVLHIPQEVLAGNDGNDPAMLRQWFAIDGDLKTLYPRMVNIARVMNEFIDAQRDLMGLKDADVALMGFSQGGGVALFTGFTRGANLGALVGHSCIFFHDPAMSATPHTLMIHGDNDPEFATAAYLAAFNAVSAYTKGRATHHVVPGLGHYTSTASRAVIADFIRDQLCP, from the coding sequence ATGAACGGCGCCGATCTGGAATATGTCGCCCATGGGCCCAAAAGCGGTCAGGCGAAGAAGCTGGTGGTCCTTTTGCACGGCTATGGCCGCAATGCCAAATATATGGACAAGATGGCGCTGGCCGTGTGCGCGTTGATGCCCGATGCGCTGGTCGTGGCCCCGCATGGCCCGGAACAATTGGTGGTGCCGCACGGCATCGGCAAACATAACGGTGATGTCCTGCACATCCCGCAGGAGGTTCTGGCCGGTAATGATGGTAACGATCCCGCCATGTTGCGGCAATGGTTTGCCATTGATGGTGATTTAAAAACGTTGTATCCGCGCATGGTGAATATCGCGCGTGTGATGAATGAATTTATTGATGCGCAACGCGATTTGATGGGCCTGAAGGATGCCGACGTGGCCTTGATGGGGTTTTCGCAAGGCGGCGGCGTGGCGTTGTTCACGGGCTTCACCCGTGGGGCCAATCTGGGGGCGCTGGTGGGGCACAGCTGCATCTTCTTCCATGACCCGGCGATGAGTGCGACACCGCACACCCTGATGATTCATGGTGACAATGATCCGGAATTTGCAACGGCGGCGTATCTGGCGGCGTTTAACGCGGTGTCCGCCTATACCAAAGGCCGGGCGACGCATCACGTCGTTCCCGGCCTCGGTCATTACACCAGCACCGCATCGCGGGCGGTGATTGCGGATTTTATCCGCGATCAATTGTGCCCGTGA
- a CDS encoding AMP-binding protein: MIENHIRLGSDDYNRIALRDDKRVVSYADVWDKVQEKSSALTGYKCVGLALDNSVDWVLWDLACLVQGVVVVPIPPFFTKAQTQHALQSSGCDGLIKDDGISPLPFIPVDLPLGTAKITFTSGTTGTPKGVCLSSQSMLSVAQGVVDMLGVDFAGVHCSVLPLAVLLENVAGVYAALIAGATVVLPSLRSFGSQYENLHSVLSTEKATSAILVPEILRLLMGQVVARAPLLDLDFIAVGGARVDKVLLSTARSMGLPVYEGYGLSECGSVVAMNVPQRDRSGTVGTILPHVKTDIIDGEIVILNPAFLGYVGAPHAGIFKTGDLGTLDDDGFLSVTGRRKNVLITSFGRNVAPEWVESKLLSFPDIAQAFVYGDGQAHLSALIVPSRPDVEIAAVVDRVNKDLPDYARISDFSMTAPFTPADGTLTGNGRMRRDRIMATRLNLQKESKMKFYDRLVKETESARQELYAVPQLMDGIKGKISRETYIAYLTEAYHHVRHTVRFMMAMGVRLPESKKWLHDAISEYIEEEKGHEEWILNDVAAAGGDKEEARNATPNLETQVLVAYNYDYIARQNPVGFLGMVFMLESTSIQIANKGADAVKGNLGLPQTAFTYLYSHGALDIEHLKFFEDLVNKIDDPEDQAAIIEVANNTFRLFANVLRSIPHEQEVRNVA; encoded by the coding sequence ATGATCGAAAATCATATCCGGTTGGGTTCAGATGATTATAACCGTATTGCGCTACGTGACGATAAGCGCGTCGTTTCTTATGCCGATGTCTGGGATAAAGTTCAGGAAAAATCCTCCGCTTTAACGGGCTACAAATGTGTAGGATTGGCGCTTGATAATTCAGTTGATTGGGTTTTGTGGGACCTGGCCTGTCTTGTTCAAGGCGTTGTTGTTGTCCCAATTCCGCCCTTCTTTACGAAGGCGCAGACACAGCACGCATTGCAATCCTCTGGTTGCGATGGGTTGATTAAGGACGATGGTATTTCGCCACTTCCGTTTATACCTGTTGATCTCCCGCTCGGGACGGCAAAAATTACCTTCACGTCGGGTACAACAGGAACGCCGAAAGGGGTGTGTCTTTCATCGCAATCCATGTTGAGCGTAGCGCAAGGTGTTGTGGATATGCTGGGGGTGGATTTTGCGGGCGTTCATTGCTCTGTATTGCCTCTTGCTGTGCTTTTAGAGAACGTTGCCGGAGTTTATGCAGCGTTGATCGCTGGGGCGACTGTTGTTTTGCCCTCTTTGCGCAGTTTTGGTTCGCAATACGAAAATCTGCATAGTGTGTTGTCTACTGAAAAGGCAACGTCGGCTATTTTGGTTCCGGAAATTCTTCGTCTTTTAATGGGGCAGGTTGTTGCGCGTGCGCCTTTGCTGGATTTGGATTTCATCGCAGTGGGCGGTGCCCGCGTGGATAAGGTTTTACTGTCAACGGCGCGCAGTATGGGATTGCCCGTTTACGAAGGTTATGGATTGTCCGAATGCGGATCCGTAGTTGCGATGAATGTACCACAGCGGGATCGTAGCGGTACGGTTGGGACGATTTTACCGCATGTGAAAACGGATATTATTGATGGTGAAATTGTCATTTTGAACCCAGCCTTTCTTGGGTATGTCGGCGCCCCCCATGCGGGAATTTTCAAAACCGGCGATTTGGGCACGCTTGATGATGATGGATTTCTCTCGGTCACGGGGCGTCGCAAAAATGTTTTGATTACGTCTTTTGGTCGAAATGTTGCCCCGGAGTGGGTGGAATCAAAACTTCTATCCTTTCCAGATATAGCGCAGGCCTTTGTTTATGGGGACGGGCAGGCCCATTTAAGCGCGCTCATTGTCCCGTCGCGTCCCGATGTTGAAATCGCCGCGGTTGTTGATCGGGTGAATAAAGATTTGCCTGATTATGCCCGTATTTCTGATTTTTCGATGACGGCCCCATTCACACCAGCGGATGGGACGTTAACCGGTAATGGCCGTATGCGGCGGGATCGGATCATGGCTACACGTTTGAATTTGCAAAAGGAGAGCAAAATGAAATTTTATGATCGTCTTGTTAAAGAAACGGAAAGCGCTCGTCAGGAACTCTATGCCGTTCCGCAGCTGATGGATGGAATAAAAGGCAAAATCAGCCGTGAAACCTATATTGCGTATTTAACGGAGGCCTATCACCATGTCCGCCATACGGTTCGCTTTATGATGGCGATGGGGGTGCGATTACCGGAAAGCAAGAAATGGCTGCATGACGCGATTTCTGAATATATCGAGGAAGAAAAAGGCCATGAGGAATGGATTTTAAACGATGTCGCCGCGGCGGGCGGTGACAAGGAAGAAGCCCGGAACGCAACACCGAATTTGGAAACGCAGGTCTTGGTTGCCTATAACTACGATTATATCGCTCGCCAAAACCCTGTAGGTTTTTTGGGGATGGTGTTCATGTTGGAAAGCACATCCATTCAAATTGCGAATAAAGGCGCCGATGCCGTGAAGGGGAATTTGGGGTTGCCACAAACGGCGTTCACATATCTGTATTCCCACGGTGCGCTGGATATCGAACATCTGAAGTTCTTTGAGGACTTGGTCAACAAAATTGATGATCCTGAGGACCAGGCCGCGATTATTGAAGTGGCAAATAATACATTCCGCCTTTTTGCCAATGTTCTACGCTCCATTCCTCACGAGCAGGAGGTGCGAAATGTCGCTTAA